A region of Streptomyces sp. TG1A-60 DNA encodes the following proteins:
- a CDS encoding BlaI/MecI/CopY family transcriptional regulator, giving the protein MRRLGDLEAEIMDRFWTWNRPATVREVVNDINRTRPLAYTTVMTVTNILYNKGWLLRGKQGRAWLYSPVRSREAYAAALMEDGLGESKDRPAALVHFVENMTEEEQAALRRALRSAGRQAKP; this is encoded by the coding sequence ATGCGACGGCTGGGGGATCTCGAAGCGGAGATCATGGACCGCTTCTGGACGTGGAACCGTCCGGCCACGGTGCGTGAGGTCGTCAACGACATCAACAGGACCCGGCCCCTCGCGTATACGACGGTGATGACCGTCACCAACATCCTGTACAACAAGGGCTGGTTGCTGCGGGGCAAGCAGGGCCGCGCCTGGCTGTACTCCCCCGTACGCAGCCGCGAGGCGTACGCAGCCGCGCTCATGGAGGACGGCTTGGGTGAGAGCAAGGACCGTCCGGCCGCACTGGTCCACTTCGTCGAGAACATGACCGAGGAAGAGCAAGCCGCCCTGCGCAGGGCCCTGCGGAGCGCCGGACGACAGGCGAAGCCATGA
- a CDS encoding M56 family metallopeptidase yields MNSAPVLVGYTAVVGFVAPPLLLRAGWPHRAPALAVAVWHALAVSFSIGVALSAYNLAMPTEHLHAGLVGLLHSCGLDLGSGRPDPDTVGRLAVGVPAAIAIALAATFVFHVTRACRARTEHRATLDLVGRHSAGLSATVLPYEIPAAYCLPGRHPRIVISDAAVRELTSEQLGAVLEHEQAHITLRHHLVLAAAEAFRSVFRGLPLARHAREQTALLLEMVADDRALRSHSHEVLATAMYEMAAARAPKGTLAAGGHTVLIRLKRVLGPRKAPHPALWGSVAAAAVAAPLLPLLLTCPPWLG; encoded by the coding sequence ATGAACTCGGCCCCGGTCCTGGTCGGCTACACGGCGGTGGTGGGCTTCGTCGCCCCGCCTTTGCTGCTGCGCGCCGGCTGGCCGCACCGGGCGCCCGCCCTGGCGGTGGCGGTCTGGCACGCACTGGCGGTGTCCTTCTCGATCGGGGTCGCACTCTCCGCGTACAACCTGGCGATGCCGACCGAGCATCTGCACGCGGGACTGGTGGGGCTGCTGCACTCCTGCGGGCTCGATTTGGGATCAGGCCGACCCGACCCCGACACGGTGGGCCGACTGGCCGTCGGCGTGCCCGCCGCCATCGCGATCGCCCTGGCGGCGACCTTCGTCTTCCACGTGACGCGGGCCTGCCGGGCACGCACGGAGCACCGGGCGACCCTTGATCTGGTGGGCCGCCACTCGGCAGGACTGAGCGCCACCGTCCTGCCGTACGAGATCCCCGCCGCCTACTGCCTGCCCGGCCGCCATCCCCGGATCGTGATCAGTGACGCGGCAGTGCGCGAGCTGACCTCGGAGCAACTCGGCGCCGTTCTGGAACACGAGCAGGCCCACATCACGCTCCGCCACCACCTCGTCCTGGCCGCCGCGGAGGCCTTCCGCTCGGTGTTCCGAGGGCTCCCCCTGGCACGTCACGCCCGAGAGCAGACGGCACTGCTGCTGGAGATGGTCGCGGACGACCGTGCCCTGCGCAGCCACTCCCACGAGGTGTTGGCCACCGCCATGTACGAGATGGCCGCGGCCCGCGCACCCAAGGGCACGCTCGCCGCGGGCGGCCACACCGTCCTCATCCGCTTGAAGCGGGTCCTCGGTCCCCGCAAGGCGCCGCACCCCGCGCTGTGGGGCTCCGTGGCCGCCGCGGCCGTGGCTGCTCCGCTGCTGCCACTGCTCCTCACCTGCCCTCCTTGGCTCGGCTGA
- a CDS encoding NlpC/P60 family protein, translating into MATHRRPKPPSRARIATLGMAAGAVSLLPTQSQAAPKPTVDEVRKQVEKLYEEAEAPTEEYNAISEKQEELQREVDGVRDRLALKQQQVNELREKMGPLAAEQYRNGGIDPSVQLFLSGDPDDYLDRAQMLDRTSGRQAEALRAMQGKQRELTQEREAAQTRLKTLEETRAKAGEKKSEVQDKLAEARKLLNSLTAAQRAEMEADQERDDASAGASDSPATYNGPASGRAKAALDFAYAQLGKPYEWGSTGPNSFDCSGLTGASWRAAGVSLPRTVKQQYDAGRKVARSDLQPGDIVYWYNDNQHNGMYVGNGKAIHAPRTGKNIEIVPLDSMPFFAASRP; encoded by the coding sequence ATGGCAACGCACCGTCGGCCGAAGCCGCCCAGCCGTGCCCGGATCGCCACCCTCGGCATGGCCGCCGGTGCCGTCAGCCTCCTGCCGACGCAGAGCCAGGCGGCCCCCAAACCGACGGTGGACGAGGTCCGCAAGCAGGTCGAGAAGCTCTACGAGGAGGCCGAGGCTCCCACCGAGGAGTACAACGCCATCAGCGAGAAGCAGGAGGAACTGCAGCGCGAGGTGGACGGCGTACGGGACCGCCTGGCCCTCAAGCAGCAGCAAGTCAACGAGCTGCGGGAGAAGATGGGCCCGCTGGCGGCCGAGCAGTACCGCAACGGTGGCATCGACCCTAGCGTGCAGCTCTTCCTGTCCGGCGACCCCGACGACTACCTCGACCGGGCCCAGATGCTCGACCGTACGAGCGGACGGCAAGCCGAGGCCCTACGGGCCATGCAAGGCAAGCAGCGAGAACTCACCCAGGAACGCGAGGCCGCCCAGACGCGTCTGAAGACTCTGGAGGAGACCCGCGCCAAGGCCGGCGAGAAGAAGAGCGAGGTCCAGGACAAGCTCGCCGAGGCCCGCAAGCTCCTTAACAGCCTGACGGCCGCCCAGCGCGCCGAGATGGAAGCCGACCAAGAGCGCGACGACGCCTCCGCAGGCGCCAGCGACTCCCCCGCCACGTACAACGGCCCGGCCAGCGGACGCGCCAAGGCCGCACTCGACTTCGCGTACGCGCAGCTCGGCAAGCCCTACGAGTGGGGCTCCACCGGACCGAACTCCTTCGACTGCTCGGGCCTGACCGGCGCGTCCTGGCGGGCGGCGGGCGTCTCACTGCCGCGTACCGTCAAGCAGCAGTACGACGCCGGCCGCAAGGTGGCCAGGTCCGACCTCCAGCCCGGCGACATCGTCTACTGGTACAACGACAACCAGCACAACGGCATGTACGTCGGCAACGGCAAGGCCATCCACGCCCCGCGCACCGGCAAGAACATCGAGATCGTCCCGCTGGACTCCATGCCGTTCTTCGCCGCGAGCAGGCCCTGA
- a CDS encoding F510_1955 family glycosylhydrolase — translation MTAHPAIRPPLAVVGASVAALVLAACGGGSSDTGEAASTSQSSEALSHVHGLGVDPADGRVYVATHNGLYTVAKGQKPKLVGDSRDDFMGFTVTGEKTFIASGHGAQGSDRPGNVGLIETKDAGRTWTSRSLSGEADFHSLDSAKGTVYGYDGGRIRVSDDLKTWDDRAKLEALDLAVSPAGDKLLATTAEGVATSTDGGRTFGKGAGPVQAFVSWSAGKSLFGIGTSGKLSSSADGGRSWKELTTVPGGQPQALTAVNADHILAATMTGVYESRDGGKTFSELAPLAS, via the coding sequence GTGACCGCACACCCCGCCATCCGTCCCCCGCTCGCCGTCGTGGGCGCGTCCGTCGCCGCTCTGGTCCTCGCCGCCTGCGGAGGCGGCTCTTCGGACACGGGGGAGGCAGCGAGTACATCGCAGTCTTCGGAGGCCCTTTCCCATGTGCACGGCCTGGGCGTCGACCCCGCTGACGGACGCGTGTACGTCGCCACCCACAACGGCCTCTACACCGTTGCCAAGGGACAGAAGCCGAAACTCGTCGGCGACAGCAGGGACGACTTCATGGGCTTCACCGTGACCGGCGAGAAGACCTTCATCGCCAGCGGACACGGCGCCCAGGGCAGCGACCGCCCCGGCAACGTCGGCCTGATCGAGACCAAGGACGCGGGCCGCACCTGGACGTCTCGGTCGCTGTCGGGGGAGGCCGACTTCCACTCCCTGGACTCGGCCAAGGGCACCGTCTATGGATACGACGGCGGACGAATCCGGGTCAGCGACGATCTGAAGACCTGGGACGACCGGGCGAAGCTGGAGGCCCTCGACCTCGCGGTGAGCCCCGCCGGGGACAAACTGCTGGCCACCACGGCGGAGGGTGTTGCCACCAGCACCGACGGCGGCCGTACCTTCGGCAAGGGTGCCGGGCCGGTGCAGGCGTTTGTGTCCTGGTCCGCGGGGAAGTCCCTCTTCGGCATCGGCACGTCCGGGAAGCTGAGCAGCAGCGCGGACGGCGGCAGGTCGTGGAAGGAGCTGACGACCGTGCCCGGCGGGCAGCCCCAGGCACTTACCGCGGTGAACGCCGACCACATCCTCGCGGCGACGATGACGGGCGTGTACGAATCGCGTGACGGCGGCAAGACCTTCTCCGAGCTGGCGCCGCTCGCTTCTTGA
- a CDS encoding multicopper oxidase family protein, producing the protein MNSINRRSVLLAGLGAAGAGALAACSGSSGSSGNALIDPSGSAVAAAEKKRPSTGRQQKLTLTAAPAMIDLGGGVMPRTWAFDQRIPGREVRLSAGDTLVAELSNQLPNKTATSVHWHGLALRNDMDGVPPATQTAVRAGSTFTYQFVADAPGTYFFHPHVGVQLDRGLYAPLIVEDPKETLAYDDEWVVLLDDWVDGVTGTPDEVFAELRQGMGGMGGHGMGESSSPSSSGMEGHDMGDMGGMDMGDSESPSASPSSSGGMSMKFMLMGAESDLLGGDAGDVKYPYHLINGRVPADPDVYTGKPGKKVRLRIINAGGDTAYRVALGGHKLTITHTDGFPVEHQEVDALLVGMGERYDVLVTLGDGVFPLVALAEGKNANGLAVVRTGSGSAPKATVRPKELDGMIMTAAQLRAADGVRLTSARTDVTHQIKLTGGMDKYNWAINGTPFDMNDPQANPILIEEGQRVRLEFVNDTDMWHPMHLHGHTYQLGVAGPRKDTSIVLPKKKLSVFFDADNPGQWMLHCHNAYHGEAGMMANVAYKA; encoded by the coding sequence ATGAACAGCATCAACCGTCGCTCCGTCCTACTCGCCGGGTTGGGGGCCGCCGGTGCCGGTGCGCTCGCTGCCTGCAGCGGCAGTTCCGGCTCCAGCGGCAACGCTCTGATCGACCCGTCCGGCTCGGCGGTCGCCGCCGCCGAGAAGAAGCGTCCCAGCACCGGACGGCAGCAGAAGCTCACCCTGACGGCCGCGCCGGCCATGATCGATCTGGGTGGCGGCGTCATGCCCAGGACCTGGGCCTTCGACCAACGTATCCCCGGAAGGGAGGTCCGGCTCTCGGCCGGTGACACCCTGGTCGCCGAACTGTCCAACCAGCTCCCGAACAAGACGGCCACGTCGGTCCACTGGCACGGCCTAGCGCTGCGCAACGACATGGACGGTGTGCCGCCCGCCACCCAGACCGCCGTCCGGGCCGGCTCCACCTTCACGTACCAGTTCGTCGCCGACGCCCCTGGCACCTACTTCTTCCATCCGCACGTCGGCGTCCAGCTCGACCGAGGCCTGTACGCCCCGCTGATCGTCGAGGATCCCAAGGAGACCCTCGCCTACGACGACGAGTGGGTCGTCCTCCTCGACGACTGGGTCGACGGCGTCACCGGTACCCCCGACGAGGTCTTCGCAGAGCTCAGGCAGGGCATGGGCGGTATGGGGGGCCACGGCATGGGGGAGAGCAGCAGCCCCAGCTCCAGCGGCATGGAGGGCCACGACATGGGGGACATGGGCGGGATGGACATGGGGGACTCCGAGTCCCCCTCGGCCTCCCCCTCCTCGTCCGGCGGCATGTCGATGAAGTTCATGCTCATGGGCGCCGAGAGCGACCTGCTCGGCGGCGACGCCGGCGACGTGAAATACCCGTACCACCTGATCAACGGCCGGGTGCCGGCCGACCCGGACGTGTACACCGGCAAGCCCGGTAAGAAGGTGCGGCTGCGCATCATCAACGCGGGCGGGGACACCGCGTACCGGGTGGCCCTCGGCGGCCACAAGCTGACCATCACTCACACCGACGGCTTCCCGGTCGAGCACCAGGAGGTGGACGCCCTGCTGGTCGGCATGGGGGAGCGTTACGACGTCCTCGTCACCCTGGGAGACGGGGTCTTCCCGCTCGTCGCCCTGGCCGAGGGGAAGAACGCGAACGGCCTGGCCGTGGTGCGTACGGGTTCGGGGAGTGCGCCGAAGGCGACCGTCCGCCCGAAGGAACTCGACGGCATGATCATGACGGCGGCGCAGCTGCGGGCGGCCGACGGTGTCCGCCTGACGTCCGCCAGGACCGACGTCACGCACCAGATCAAGCTGACCGGCGGCATGGACAAGTACAACTGGGCCATCAACGGCACGCCGTTCGACATGAACGACCCGCAGGCGAACCCGATCCTCATCGAGGAGGGACAGCGCGTACGGCTCGAATTCGTCAACGACACCGACATGTGGCACCCGATGCACCTGCACGGCCACACGTACCAGCTCGGAGTGGCCGGCCCGCGCAAGGACACCTCGATCGTGCTGCCCAAGAAGAAGCTGTCCGTCTTCTTCGACGCCGACAACCCTGGCCAGTGGATGCTGCACTGCCACAACGCTTACCACGGCGAGGCCGGGATGATGGCGAACGTGGCCTACAAGGCATGA
- a CDS encoding DUF6153 family protein yields MEIRSARGGGVTGRWAYGVFLTLSVVLAVLVHHETSGVGVSPMPSAAHAAMPSTAHAAHTMPDEPAPAVLDHSSHSADGNGGCSSPGTQHCATWNVASVQLAVPAKVAYDPLANLRQALAGHAPAATVGRAPPDLSVLSQLRI; encoded by the coding sequence ATGGAGATTCGGTCAGCTCGGGGCGGTGGCGTAACCGGCCGCTGGGCGTACGGTGTGTTCCTCACCCTGTCCGTCGTGCTGGCCGTGCTCGTTCACCACGAGACGTCTGGCGTGGGTGTCTCGCCGATGCCGAGTGCAGCCCATGCCGCCATGCCCAGCACGGCCCATGCCGCACACACGATGCCGGATGAGCCGGCACCGGCGGTCTTGGACCACTCCTCGCACAGCGCCGACGGCAACGGCGGATGTTCCTCGCCCGGGACGCAGCATTGCGCGACGTGGAACGTCGCTTCCGTGCAGCTCGCCGTACCCGCCAAGGTCGCGTACGACCCGCTGGCGAACCTGCGTCAGGCCCTCGCCGGGCACGCACCCGCCGCCACGGTCGGCCGAGCCCCGCCCGACCTCTCCGTCCTCTCCCAACTGCGCATATAG
- a CDS encoding heavy-metal-associated domain-containing protein, whose product MTTETNSSSGSCCGSCGSGDTVDVQGVGVTTTYKVTGMTCGHCEGAVSQEISALAGVTAVKAVADTGEVTVTSAAPLDEEAVRAAVDEAGYELVGRA is encoded by the coding sequence ATGACCACTGAGACGAACTCCAGCTCCGGCTCTTGCTGCGGATCCTGCGGCTCCGGTGACACGGTCGACGTCCAGGGCGTCGGCGTCACCACCACCTACAAGGTGACCGGCATGACATGCGGCCACTGCGAGGGCGCGGTCTCCCAGGAGATCTCCGCGCTCGCCGGCGTCACCGCGGTCAAGGCCGTCGCCGACACCGGCGAGGTGACCGTCACCTCCGCCGCCCCGCTCGACGAGGAGGCCGTCCGCGCCGCCGTCGACGAGGCCGGCTACGAGCTCGTCGGCCGCGCCTGA
- a CDS encoding heavy metal translocating P-type ATPase has product MTSTAPEKTLTGTAPAPAAEVELSIGGMTCASCAARIEKKLNRMDGVTATVNYATEKAKVSFPAGVEVTDLIATVEKTGYTAEEPPPPASALTEEREGETAPATDSELLPLRQRLYISLVLTVPVVLMAMVPALQFDNWQWLSLTLAAPVVVWGAFPFHRAAWTNARHGAATMDTLVSIGTLAALGWSVWALFWGHAGMPGMRHGFEFTVSRGDGSSSIYLEAAAGVTTFILAGRYLEAKSKRRAGAALRALMELGAKDVAVLREGREVRVPLAQLAVGDRFVVRPGEKIATDGTVVEGASAVDASMLTGESVPVDVTVGDVVTGATVNAGGRLVVEATRIGTDTQLARMAKLVEDAQNGKAEVQRLADRISGTFVPVVIFIAVATSGIWLGATGDTVAAFTAAIAVLIIACPCALGLATPTALMVGTGRGAQLGILIKGPEILESTRRVDTVVLDKTGTVTTGRMTLQDVFTTPGVDETELLRLAGSLEHASEHPIARAIAAGAAERTGTLPLPENFENVAGLGVHGVVDGHAVLVGREKLLKEWGVELPRELAEARAAAEAEGRTAVAVAWDGEARGVLTVADAVKETSAEAVAELRRLGLTPVLLTGDNQLVAESVAKAVGIDEVIAEVLPEDKVDVVKRLRSEGRTVAMVGDGVNDAAALATADLGLAMGTGTDAAIEAGDLTLVRGDLRVAADAIRLSRRTLTTIKGNLFWAFGYNVAALPLAAFGMLNPMIAGAAMAFSSVFVVTNSLRLRSFK; this is encoded by the coding sequence ATGACCAGCACGGCTCCCGAGAAGACACTCACCGGCACGGCGCCCGCGCCCGCCGCCGAGGTCGAGCTCTCCATCGGCGGAATGACCTGCGCCTCGTGCGCGGCCCGCATCGAGAAGAAGCTCAACCGCATGGACGGCGTCACCGCGACCGTCAACTACGCCACCGAGAAGGCGAAGGTCTCGTTCCCGGCGGGCGTGGAGGTCACCGACCTCATCGCCACCGTCGAGAAGACCGGTTACACCGCCGAGGAGCCGCCCCCGCCCGCCTCCGCCCTCACCGAAGAGCGCGAGGGTGAGACCGCTCCGGCGACGGACAGCGAGCTGCTGCCCCTGCGGCAGCGCCTGTACATCTCGCTGGTACTCACCGTGCCCGTCGTCCTCATGGCGATGGTTCCGGCTCTGCAGTTCGACAACTGGCAGTGGCTGTCGCTGACCCTGGCGGCTCCCGTCGTCGTCTGGGGGGCCTTCCCCTTCCACCGGGCGGCCTGGACGAACGCCAGGCACGGTGCCGCGACCATGGACACGCTGGTGTCGATCGGCACACTCGCCGCGCTCGGCTGGTCGGTGTGGGCGCTGTTCTGGGGACACGCCGGAATGCCGGGCATGCGCCACGGTTTCGAGTTCACAGTCTCCCGCGGGGACGGCTCCTCCTCCATCTACCTGGAGGCCGCGGCCGGAGTGACCACGTTCATCCTCGCGGGCCGCTACCTGGAGGCGAAGTCCAAGCGCAGGGCGGGTGCTGCGCTGCGAGCACTCATGGAGCTGGGCGCCAAGGACGTCGCGGTCCTGCGCGAAGGCCGGGAAGTACGCGTCCCTCTCGCCCAGTTGGCCGTCGGCGACCGCTTCGTCGTACGGCCCGGGGAGAAGATCGCCACCGACGGCACCGTCGTCGAGGGGGCGTCGGCGGTGGACGCCTCCATGCTGACCGGCGAGTCGGTGCCGGTGGACGTGACCGTCGGGGACGTCGTCACCGGCGCGACCGTGAACGCGGGCGGCCGGCTCGTCGTCGAGGCGACCCGCATCGGCACGGACACCCAGCTCGCGCGGATGGCGAAGCTGGTCGAGGACGCGCAGAACGGCAAGGCCGAGGTACAGCGCCTCGCCGACCGGATCTCCGGGACCTTCGTACCGGTGGTCATCTTCATCGCGGTCGCCACGTCCGGGATCTGGCTCGGCGCCACCGGCGACACCGTGGCCGCCTTCACCGCGGCCATCGCCGTCCTGATCATCGCCTGCCCCTGCGCCCTGGGACTGGCCACGCCGACCGCCCTGATGGTCGGAACCGGCCGCGGCGCCCAGCTCGGCATCCTCATCAAGGGCCCCGAAATCCTGGAGTCCACCCGCCGCGTCGACACCGTCGTCCTCGACAAGACCGGAACGGTGACCACGGGCCGGATGACCCTCCAGGACGTCTTCACCACACCGGGCGTGGACGAGACCGAACTGCTGCGGCTGGCGGGCTCGTTGGAGCACGCCTCGGAGCACCCCATCGCCCGGGCGATCGCGGCCGGGGCGGCCGAGCGGACCGGAACCCTTCCCCTACCGGAGAACTTCGAGAACGTCGCCGGCCTCGGCGTCCACGGCGTCGTCGACGGGCACGCTGTCCTCGTCGGCCGCGAGAAGCTCCTCAAGGAGTGGGGCGTCGAGCTGCCCCGGGAGCTGGCGGAGGCCAGGGCCGCCGCGGAGGCCGAAGGCCGTACGGCGGTCGCCGTCGCCTGGGACGGCGAGGCGCGCGGTGTCCTCACCGTCGCCGACGCGGTCAAGGAGACCAGCGCCGAGGCGGTGGCCGAGCTGCGCAGGCTGGGCCTGACGCCCGTCCTGCTGACCGGCGACAACCAACTCGTCGCCGAGTCCGTGGCCAAGGCCGTCGGCATCGACGAGGTGATCGCCGAAGTGCTGCCCGAGGACAAGGTCGACGTGGTCAAGCGGCTGCGGAGCGAGGGCCGTACGGTCGCGATGGTCGGCGACGGCGTCAACGACGCCGCCGCCCTCGCCACCGCCGACCTGGGCCTGGCCATGGGCACCGGCACGGACGCGGCCATCGAGGCGGGCGACCTCACCCTCGTACGCGGTGACCTGCGGGTGGCCGCCGACGCCATCCGGCTCTCCCGCAGGACCCTGACCACCATCAAGGGCAACCTGTTCTGGGCCTTCGGCTACAACGTCGCGGCCCTGCCGCTCGCCGCCTTCGGCATGCTCAACCCGATGATCGCGGGCGCCGCGATGGCGTTCTCGTCGGTGTTCGTGGTGACCAACAGCCTGCGGCTGCGGTCCTTCAAGTAG
- a CDS encoding NADH-quinone oxidoreductase subunit A, with product MLLHALAIAVRAVREPLRTGPFSGGLEPEEHPLSRFHVRWYPVTMVFLAFDMEMLFMYPWTKVVSAVGTTAVVEMFLFLGILLAGVAYAWREGAFRWS from the coding sequence GTGCTGCTCCATGCGCTGGCCATCGCGGTGAGGGCGGTCCGTGAACCGCTGCGCACCGGGCCGTTCAGCGGAGGGCTCGAACCGGAAGAGCATCCACTCTCGCGCTTCCACGTCCGGTGGTATCCGGTCACGATGGTCTTCCTCGCCTTCGACATGGAGATGCTGTTCATGTATCCGTGGACGAAGGTCGTCTCGGCCGTGGGCACGACCGCGGTCGTCGAGATGTTCCTCTTCCTGGGCATCCTGCTGGCGGGCGTCGCGTACGCCTGGCGAGAGGGGGCCTTCCGGTGGAGCTGA